The Amycolatopsis mongoliensis genome includes a window with the following:
- a CDS encoding NAD(P)H-quinone dehydrogenase: protein MTRIVIMGGGPAGYEAALVAAQHGADVTIVERDGLGGACVLYDCVPSKTFIASSGALAKMHDLGELGINTDMADTSIDLPTVHGRVKGLALAQSADIRARVQREGVRVVIGEARFCDEEPGLATHKVAVTTSEGTEKLPADVVLIATGATPRVLPGAVPDGERILDWRQLYELEQLPEHLAVIGSGVTGAEFASAYTEMGVKVTVVSSRDRVLPHEDADAAAVLEEVFSQRGTTVAKQARADRVERTEKGVEIFLADGRVIEASHALMTVGSVPNTKDIGLDKVGISPGPGGFITVDRVSRTSVPGIYAAGDCTGVLMLASVASMQGRIAMWHALGEGVAPIKLKTVAANVFTHPEIATVGISQQAIDSGEVPARTIMLPLATNARAKMEGLRRGFVKLFCRPATGVVVGGVVVAPQASELILPIALAVQNQLTVDHLALTFSVYPSLSGSITEAGRQLMRHDDLD, encoded by the coding sequence GTGACCAGGATCGTGATCATGGGCGGGGGCCCGGCCGGCTACGAAGCCGCGCTGGTCGCAGCCCAGCACGGGGCCGACGTCACGATCGTCGAGCGGGACGGCCTGGGTGGCGCCTGCGTCCTCTACGACTGCGTCCCTTCGAAGACGTTCATCGCGAGCTCGGGCGCGCTGGCGAAGATGCACGACCTCGGCGAGCTCGGCATCAACACCGACATGGCCGACACGAGCATCGACCTCCCGACCGTCCACGGCCGGGTGAAGGGCCTCGCGCTCGCCCAGTCCGCCGACATCCGCGCCCGCGTCCAGCGCGAAGGCGTCCGCGTCGTCATCGGCGAAGCCCGCTTCTGCGACGAAGAGCCCGGCCTCGCGACCCACAAGGTCGCCGTGACCACCTCCGAGGGCACCGAGAAGCTGCCCGCCGACGTCGTCCTGATCGCCACCGGCGCCACCCCGCGCGTGCTGCCCGGCGCGGTGCCCGACGGCGAGCGCATCCTCGACTGGCGCCAGCTCTACGAGCTCGAGCAGCTGCCCGAGCACCTCGCCGTGATCGGGTCGGGCGTCACCGGCGCCGAGTTCGCGTCCGCCTACACCGAGATGGGCGTCAAGGTCACCGTCGTCTCCAGCCGCGACCGCGTCCTCCCGCACGAGGACGCCGACGCCGCCGCGGTGCTCGAAGAGGTCTTCTCGCAGCGCGGCACGACCGTCGCGAAGCAGGCGCGCGCCGACCGCGTCGAGCGCACCGAAAAGGGCGTCGAGATCTTCCTCGCCGACGGCCGCGTGATCGAAGCCAGCCACGCGCTGATGACCGTCGGGTCGGTTCCCAACACCAAGGACATCGGCCTCGACAAGGTCGGCATCTCGCCCGGCCCCGGCGGGTTCATCACCGTCGACCGCGTTTCGCGCACCTCCGTTCCCGGGATCTACGCCGCCGGCGACTGCACCGGCGTGCTGATGCTGGCCTCGGTGGCGAGCATGCAGGGCCGCATCGCGATGTGGCACGCGCTGGGCGAAGGCGTCGCGCCGATCAAGCTCAAGACCGTCGCCGCCAACGTGTTCACCCACCCGGAGATCGCCACCGTCGGCATCAGCCAGCAGGCGATCGACTCCGGCGAGGTGCCCGCGCGCACCATCATGCTGCCCCTGGCCACCAACGCGCGCGCGAAGATGGAGGGCCTCCGCCGAGGCTTCGTGAAGCTGTTCTGCCGCCCCGCCACCGGCGTGGTCGTCGGTGGGGTCGTCGTGGCGCCGCAGGCGAGCGAGCTCATCCTTCCCATCGCGCTCGCCGTCCAGAACCAGCTCACAGTGGACCACCTGGCACTGACATTTTCGGTGTACCCGTCGCTGTCGGGCTCGATCACCGAGGCCGGCCGCCAGCTCATGCGTCACGACGATCTCGACTGA
- a CDS encoding gamma-glutamylcyclotransferase, with translation MPLYAAYGSNMEPAQMLERAPHSPMAGTGWLEGWRLTFGGEDLGWEGALATIVEDPASRVFVVLYDVTSLDETGLDRWEGGELGIHSKIRLRVQTMDGSVLAWLYVLDAYEGGLPSARYLGVLADAAEAAGAPADYVDDLRTRPCSGITG, from the coding sequence GTGCCGTTGTATGCCGCGTACGGATCGAACATGGAGCCCGCCCAGATGCTGGAGCGCGCGCCGCACTCTCCGATGGCCGGCACCGGCTGGCTGGAGGGGTGGCGCCTGACCTTCGGCGGTGAGGACCTGGGGTGGGAAGGTGCCCTGGCGACGATCGTCGAAGACCCGGCTTCCCGGGTCTTCGTCGTGTTGTACGACGTGACGTCACTGGACGAGACCGGGCTGGACCGCTGGGAAGGCGGCGAGCTGGGGATCCATTCGAAGATCCGGCTACGGGTCCAGACGATGGACGGCTCGGTCCTGGCCTGGCTCTACGTCCTGGACGCCTACGAAGGCGGCCTGCCTTCGGCCCGCTACCTGGGCGTGCTGGCCGACGCCGCCGAGGCGGCCGGAGCCCCAGCCGACTACGTCGACGACCTCAGAACCCGCCCCTGCTCCGGCATCACCGGCTAA
- a CDS encoding DUF559 domain-containing protein — protein sequence MIEWARRHGVLSRGEADRILGRRKVIEGLERGLLSQPWRGVVVHATDLLKLPTRAAAALLAVGPPVALAGVTSLALHGISAADDRLIHVMVPYSRRIRSRAGLVVHQGGFRDEDVIEIDGLATFLLDRALADFLCDGDKRAAFTAVDEAMRGLPPDHCAKLRENVRDRLDDRRDRRGIHRALMLLDLATGKAESPPESVLRLVVVEAGFPVPEPQYEIAAIDGRKLYVFDMAWPSRQIALEYDGFAAHEERREYDLERDERMAARGWITIRVVAADLRDPSRLLAELQDAFDRRSGRAA from the coding sequence GTGATCGAGTGGGCAAGGCGACATGGAGTGCTCTCGCGTGGCGAGGCCGACCGGATCCTAGGTCGGCGCAAGGTCATCGAGGGGCTTGAACGTGGGCTGCTGTCGCAGCCGTGGCGAGGTGTCGTCGTGCACGCCACCGACCTGCTGAAGCTGCCGACGAGAGCCGCTGCCGCGTTGCTCGCAGTCGGTCCTCCCGTTGCGCTGGCCGGCGTCACTTCTCTTGCCCTGCATGGCATTTCTGCTGCCGATGACCGCCTCATCCACGTGATGGTGCCGTACTCGCGGCGTATCCGGTCTCGGGCTGGTCTGGTCGTGCACCAGGGCGGCTTCCGGGACGAGGACGTGATCGAAATCGATGGTCTCGCGACGTTCCTGCTCGATCGCGCCCTGGCTGACTTCCTCTGCGACGGGGACAAGCGCGCGGCCTTCACCGCAGTCGACGAGGCCATGCGGGGACTGCCGCCGGATCACTGCGCGAAACTCCGGGAGAACGTGCGCGACCGGCTCGACGATCGCCGGGACCGCCGAGGTATCCACAGGGCCTTGATGCTCCTGGACCTCGCCACCGGCAAGGCAGAATCGCCTCCCGAGAGCGTGCTCCGGCTGGTCGTCGTCGAAGCCGGCTTTCCGGTGCCCGAGCCGCAGTACGAGATCGCCGCCATCGACGGCCGCAAGCTCTACGTGTTCGACATGGCTTGGCCGAGCAGACAGATCGCCCTCGAGTACGACGGGTTCGCCGCCCACGAGGAGCGGCGCGAATACGACCTCGAACGCGACGAGCGGATGGCGGCCCGCGGCTGGATCACCATCCGGGTCGTCGCGGCCGACCTCCGGGATCCAAGTCGCCTTCTGGCCGAGCTGCAGGACGCTTTCGACCGGCGATCGGGCCGGGCAGCGTGA
- a CDS encoding amidohydrolase, which produces MTVLDSRPDVPGDPHGRIINPMEGSEALISEAGVSMAPVEDLGAGRGPFWLDDWLRANATDVLAWRRHIHAHPELSRHEFATTELVVTLLRSVGLKPWVLPGGTGVVCDIGSGERCVALRADMDALPLTEATGLPYASTVEGAAHMCGHDAHTAILLGAARALAGAPELPGRVRLIFQPAEEVMPGGALDMIAAGALDGVERIYGLHVDPRLEVGRIGMRVGALTSAADLIELRLTSPGGHTSRPHLTADLVHALGTVITSLPAVLSRRVDPRSGTVLVWGAVHAGQAANAVPQDGVLRGTLRTADHEVWTALEPLVASSVQSLLAPTGVGFSLDYRRGVPPVVSDAESTALMRAGAEAALGEGAVASTEQSSGGEDFGWYLEHIQGAFARLGVWPGSPEPQSDIHRPTFILDERALLCGVRTLVHTALTSLA; this is translated from the coding sequence GTGACGGTGTTGGACTCACGACCGGACGTTCCAGGCGACCCCCATGGGCGCATCATCAACCCCATGGAGGGGTCCGAAGCGCTCATCTCCGAAGCGGGCGTAAGCATGGCTCCCGTGGAGGACCTAGGTGCGGGCCGCGGCCCGTTCTGGCTCGATGACTGGCTGCGTGCCAACGCGACCGACGTGCTCGCCTGGCGCCGGCACATCCACGCGCACCCGGAGCTGTCGCGGCACGAGTTCGCGACCACGGAGCTGGTGGTCACGCTGCTGCGCTCCGTCGGGCTCAAGCCGTGGGTGCTGCCCGGCGGCACCGGCGTCGTCTGCGACATCGGCAGCGGCGAGCGGTGCGTGGCGCTGCGCGCGGACATGGACGCCCTGCCGCTCACCGAGGCGACCGGGCTGCCCTACGCGTCGACCGTCGAAGGCGCGGCCCACATGTGCGGCCACGACGCCCACACGGCGATCCTGCTCGGCGCGGCCCGCGCCCTGGCGGGCGCGCCGGAGCTGCCCGGCCGCGTGCGGCTGATCTTCCAGCCCGCCGAAGAGGTCATGCCCGGCGGCGCGCTGGACATGATCGCGGCGGGCGCGCTGGACGGCGTCGAGCGGATCTACGGCCTGCACGTGGACCCGCGGCTGGAGGTCGGGCGCATCGGGATGCGCGTCGGCGCCCTGACGTCGGCGGCCGACCTGATCGAGCTGCGGCTGACCTCGCCGGGCGGTCACACGTCCCGGCCCCACCTGACCGCCGACCTGGTCCACGCGCTGGGCACGGTGATCACGTCGTTGCCGGCGGTGCTCTCGCGGCGGGTCGACCCGCGGTCGGGAACGGTGCTGGTCTGGGGCGCGGTCCACGCGGGCCAGGCGGCCAACGCGGTCCCGCAGGACGGTGTCCTGCGCGGCACCCTGCGCACGGCGGACCACGAGGTCTGGACGGCCCTGGAGCCGTTGGTGGCGTCGTCGGTCCAGTCGCTGCTGGCGCCGACCGGAGTGGGCTTCTCGCTGGACTACCGCCGCGGGGTCCCGCCGGTGGTCTCGGACGCGGAGTCGACGGCCCTGATGCGCGCGGGCGCGGAGGCGGCCCTCGGCGAAGGCGCGGTGGCCTCGACGGAGCAGTCCTCGGGCGGCGAAGACTTCGGCTGGTACCTGGAGCACATCCAGGGAGCCTTCGCCCGGCTGGGCGTCTGGCCGGGTTCCCCGGAACCCCAGTCCGACATCCACCGCCCCACGTTCATCCTGGACGAACGAGCCCTGCTCTGCGGAGTCCGAACCCTGGTCCACACAGCCCTAACCTCCCTCGCCTGA
- the meaB gene encoding methylmalonyl Co-A mutase-associated GTPase MeaB produces MPRKIDVAAYAKGVLAGDRGTLSKAITLVESQRADHRELAQELLVELLPSSGGAQRVGITGVPGVGKSTFIDQLGTDLTAAGHRVAVLAVDPSSTRTGGSILGDKTRMARLAVDERAFIRPSPTSGTLGGVARATRETIVLMEAAGYDIVLVETVGVGQSEVTVANMVDCFLFLTLARTGDQLQGIKKGVLELADVIAVNKADGDHERDARRAARELSGALRMIYGPESSWTPPVLTCSGLHNLRLDEVWAAIVRHRDTLTASGELDARRRQQQVDWTWAMVREQLLSRLAAHPDVRTVVPDVERAVRDGELTATLGAQRILDAFGPPRGG; encoded by the coding sequence TTGCCGCGCAAGATCGACGTCGCCGCCTACGCCAAGGGCGTGCTGGCGGGGGACCGCGGGACGCTGTCGAAGGCGATCACGCTGGTCGAGTCGCAGCGGGCGGACCACCGGGAACTGGCGCAGGAGCTGCTCGTCGAGCTGCTGCCCTCTTCGGGTGGCGCGCAGCGCGTCGGCATCACCGGCGTCCCCGGTGTCGGCAAGTCGACATTCATCGACCAGCTGGGCACCGACCTCACCGCGGCCGGGCACCGCGTCGCCGTGCTCGCGGTCGACCCGTCGTCGACGCGCACGGGCGGGTCGATCCTCGGCGACAAGACCCGGATGGCGCGCCTGGCGGTCGACGAACGGGCGTTCATCCGGCCGTCGCCGACGTCCGGGACGCTGGGCGGGGTCGCGCGGGCGACGCGCGAGACGATCGTGCTGATGGAAGCCGCCGGCTACGACATCGTGCTGGTGGAGACGGTCGGCGTCGGGCAGTCCGAGGTGACCGTGGCGAACATGGTCGACTGCTTCCTCTTCCTCACCCTGGCCCGCACGGGTGACCAGCTCCAGGGCATCAAGAAGGGCGTGCTGGAGCTCGCCGACGTCATCGCCGTCAACAAGGCCGACGGCGACCACGAGCGGGACGCCCGCCGCGCGGCGCGGGAGCTCTCGGGCGCGCTGAGGATGATCTACGGACCCGAGTCGTCGTGGACGCCGCCGGTGCTGACCTGCAGCGGCCTGCACAACCTGCGGCTGGACGAGGTCTGGGCCGCGATCGTGCGGCACCGCGACACGCTCACGGCGTCCGGCGAGCTCGACGCGCGGCGACGTCAGCAGCAGGTCGACTGGACGTGGGCGATGGTTCGCGAACAGCTGCTGAGTCGCCTGGCGGCACATCCGGACGTGCGAACGGTCGTTCCGGACGTCGAACGGGCGGTGCGGGACGGTGAACTGACGGCTACCCTCGGTGCTCAGCGGATCCTCGACGCGTTCGGTCCACCGCGTGGTGGCTGA
- the scpA gene encoding methylmalonyl-CoA mutase, giving the protein MTIPNFAGLDLGTPAPADRDTWARAVEAATGKGPDALAWETPEGIGVKPVYTADDLSDVDFLATYPGIAPFLRGPYPTMYVNQPWTIRQYAGFSTAEESNAFYRRNLAAGQKGLSVAFDLATHRGYDSDHPRVSGDVGMAGVAIDSIYDMRQLFDGIPLDKMSVSMTMNGAVLPVLALYVVAAEEQGVKPEQLAGTIQNDILKEFMVRNTYIYPPQPSMRIISDIFSFTSQHMPKYNSISISGYHMQEAGATADLELAYTLADGVEYIRSGVDAGLSVDKFAPRLSFFWAIGMNFFMEVAKLRAARLLWAKLVKGFDPKSPKSLSLRTHSQTSGWSLTAQDVYNNVVRTCVEAMAATQGHTQSLHTNALDEALALPTDFSARIARNTQLLLQQESGTTRVIDPWGGSAFVEKLTYDLARKAWGHISEVEQAGGMAKAIDAGIPKLRIEEAAARTQARIDSGRQPVIGVNKYQVTSDEDIEVLKVDNAGVRTQQLEKLRRLREERDSAATEDALRRLTEGAGNGGNLLELAIGAARAKATVGEISDALEKLWGRHSGQIRTISGVYREEVGKSQNVEKARQLVEAFAAEEGRRPRILVAKMGQDGHDRGQKVIATGFADIGFDVDVGPLFSTPAEVARQAIEADVHVVGVSSLAAGHLSLVPALRHELAELGREDIMVVVGGVIPPQDYPALREAGAAAIFGPGTVLADAAIDLLGQLTAQES; this is encoded by the coding sequence ATGACCATCCCGAACTTCGCCGGCCTCGACCTCGGCACCCCTGCGCCGGCCGACCGCGACACGTGGGCGCGCGCGGTGGAGGCCGCCACGGGCAAGGGCCCGGACGCGCTGGCCTGGGAGACGCCCGAGGGCATCGGCGTCAAGCCGGTCTACACCGCCGACGACCTGTCCGATGTGGACTTCCTGGCCACGTACCCCGGCATCGCGCCCTTCCTGCGCGGGCCGTACCCGACGATGTACGTCAACCAGCCGTGGACCATCCGCCAGTACGCCGGGTTCTCCACCGCCGAGGAGTCCAACGCCTTCTACCGGCGCAACCTCGCCGCCGGCCAGAAGGGCCTTTCGGTCGCCTTCGACCTGGCCACCCACCGCGGTTACGACTCCGACCACCCGCGCGTCTCCGGCGACGTCGGCATGGCGGGCGTCGCGATCGACTCCATCTACGACATGCGGCAGCTCTTCGACGGCATCCCGCTCGACAAGATGTCGGTCTCCATGACGATGAACGGCGCGGTGCTGCCGGTGCTGGCGCTCTACGTCGTCGCGGCCGAGGAGCAGGGGGTGAAGCCGGAGCAGCTCGCGGGGACCATCCAGAACGACATCCTCAAGGAGTTCATGGTCCGCAACACCTACATCTACCCGCCGCAGCCGTCGATGCGGATCATCTCCGACATCTTCTCCTTCACTTCGCAGCACATGCCGAAGTACAACTCGATCTCCATCTCCGGCTACCACATGCAGGAGGCCGGGGCGACGGCCGACCTCGAGCTGGCGTACACCCTCGCCGACGGTGTCGAGTACATCCGGTCGGGCGTGGACGCCGGGCTCAGCGTCGACAAGTTCGCGCCGCGGCTGTCGTTCTTCTGGGCGATCGGCATGAACTTCTTCATGGAGGTCGCGAAGCTGCGCGCGGCGCGGCTGCTGTGGGCGAAGCTGGTCAAGGGTTTCGACCCGAAGTCTCCGAAGTCGCTCTCGCTGCGCACGCACTCCCAGACCTCGGGCTGGTCGCTGACCGCGCAGGACGTCTACAACAACGTCGTCCGCACCTGCGTCGAGGCGATGGCGGCGACCCAGGGGCACACGCAGTCGCTGCACACCAACGCCCTCGACGAGGCCCTCGCGCTGCCGACGGACTTCTCCGCGCGGATCGCCCGCAACACGCAGCTGCTGCTGCAGCAGGAGTCGGGCACCACGCGCGTGATCGACCCGTGGGGCGGCAGCGCGTTCGTCGAGAAGCTGACCTACGACCTCGCGCGCAAGGCCTGGGGCCACATCAGCGAGGTCGAGCAGGCCGGCGGCATGGCCAAGGCGATCGACGCGGGCATCCCCAAGCTGCGCATCGAGGAGGCCGCGGCCCGCACCCAGGCCCGGATCGACTCCGGCCGGCAGCCCGTCATCGGCGTGAACAAATACCAGGTCACCAGCGACGAGGACATCGAAGTCCTCAAGGTCGACAACGCCGGGGTCCGCACCCAGCAGCTGGAGAAGCTGCGGCGGCTGCGTGAAGAGCGCGACTCCGCCGCCACCGAGGACGCGTTGCGGCGCCTCACCGAAGGCGCCGGGAACGGCGGCAACCTCCTGGAGCTGGCCATCGGCGCGGCGCGGGCGAAAGCCACCGTCGGCGAGATCTCGGACGCGCTCGAGAAGCTCTGGGGCCGGCACTCCGGGCAGATCCGGACGATTTCGGGCGTCTACCGCGAAGAGGTGGGTAAGTCGCAGAACGTCGAGAAGGCCCGTCAGCTGGTCGAAGCGTTCGCCGCGGAGGAAGGGCGCCGTCCCCGGATCCTCGTCGCGAAGATGGGCCAGGACGGCCACGACCGCGGCCAGAAGGTGATCGCCACCGGCTTCGCCGACATCGGCTTCGACGTCGACGTCGGCCCGCTGTTCTCCACCCCGGCCGAGGTCGCGCGGCAGGCGATCGAGGCGGACGTGCACGTCGTCGGTGTCTCGTCGCTGGCCGCCGGGCACCTCTCGCTGGTGCCCGCGCTGCGCCACGAGCTCGCCGAGCTGGGCCGCGAGGACATCATGGTCGTGGTCGGCGGCGTCATCCCGCCGCAGGACTACCCGGCGCTGCGCGAGGCCGGCGCCGCCGCGATCTTCGGGCCCGGCACGGTGCTCGCGGACGCGGCCATCGACCTGCTCGGCCAGCTGACGGCGCAGGAGTCCTGA
- a CDS encoding methylmalonyl-CoA mutase family protein, producing MTEVAGPESAPISELDLAAEFPQATREQWQELVAGVLRKSGKLPEDFTGAPESKLVTRTYDGIEIQPLYTADDVPGDSGFPGLPPFVRGSRPEGQVSTGWDVRARFTGEDAREVNRAILADLEGGVTSIWLSVPPASLADALNEVYLDLAPVVLDAGAGYEAAAEALLELFDEREIPASEATAVLGADPIGLAARTGSAVELEPAAALAARVAGKYPKVRTLVADGLPFHEAGGSDAQELGALVAAGVTYLRSLTDAGLDAEAAAGQLEFRIAATADQFSTIAKLRAARRLWARVAEVCGFSSPMRQHAVTSPSMLTRRDPWVNMLRTTVACFGAGVGGADAVTVLPFDAAIGKPDAFSSRIARNTHAVLLEESKLAGVVDPAGGSWYVEKLTDDLAHAAWAEFTAIEGAGGLVAELASGALAGRLAETWEKRSKRIATRRDPLTGVSEFPNLAEKPVVRTPVESTVEGGLPRHRYAEGFEALRDASDAYLASTGARPKVFLATLGPVAAHTARAGFAANLFQAGGIEVVNPGATDDLPGAFRESGAKIACLCGTDDAYAAQAADVAASLGADYVLLAGKGSYDGVDANVFAGCDALDVLNGLHVKLGVAR from the coding sequence ATGACTGAAGTGGCCGGTCCGGAGTCAGCGCCGATCTCCGAACTCGACCTCGCGGCCGAGTTCCCCCAGGCGACGCGCGAGCAGTGGCAGGAGCTCGTGGCCGGGGTGCTGCGCAAGAGCGGCAAGCTGCCGGAGGACTTCACGGGCGCCCCGGAGAGCAAGCTCGTCACGCGGACCTACGACGGCATCGAGATCCAGCCGCTCTACACCGCGGACGACGTCCCGGGCGACAGCGGCTTCCCCGGGTTGCCGCCGTTCGTGCGCGGTTCCCGCCCGGAAGGCCAGGTCAGCACGGGCTGGGACGTCCGGGCCCGGTTCACCGGCGAAGACGCGCGCGAGGTCAACCGCGCGATCCTCGCCGACCTCGAAGGCGGCGTGACGTCGATCTGGCTGTCCGTCCCGCCCGCGTCGCTCGCCGACGCGCTCAACGAGGTCTACCTCGACCTGGCGCCGGTGGTCCTGGACGCCGGGGCCGGCTACGAAGCCGCGGCGGAAGCGCTGTTGGAGCTGTTCGACGAGCGCGAGATCCCGGCGAGCGAAGCCACCGCGGTGCTGGGGGCCGACCCGATCGGGCTCGCGGCGCGCACCGGCTCGGCCGTCGAGCTCGAACCGGCCGCCGCGCTCGCCGCGCGCGTCGCCGGCAAGTACCCGAAGGTGCGCACGCTCGTCGCCGACGGCCTGCCGTTCCACGAGGCCGGCGGGTCGGACGCGCAGGAGCTGGGCGCGCTGGTCGCCGCCGGCGTCACCTACCTGCGGTCGTTGACCGACGCGGGCCTCGACGCCGAAGCCGCGGCGGGGCAGCTCGAATTCCGGATCGCCGCGACCGCCGACCAGTTCTCCACCATCGCGAAGCTGCGCGCGGCCCGCCGCCTGTGGGCCCGCGTCGCCGAAGTCTGCGGGTTCTCCTCGCCGATGCGCCAGCACGCCGTGACGTCGCCGTCGATGCTGACCCGGCGCGACCCCTGGGTGAACATGCTGCGCACCACGGTCGCCTGCTTCGGCGCGGGCGTCGGCGGCGCGGACGCGGTCACGGTGCTGCCGTTCGACGCCGCGATCGGCAAGCCCGACGCCTTCTCGTCGCGGATCGCGCGCAACACGCACGCGGTGCTGCTGGAGGAGTCCAAGCTGGCCGGCGTCGTCGACCCGGCGGGCGGCTCCTGGTACGTCGAGAAGCTGACCGACGACCTCGCGCACGCCGCCTGGGCCGAGTTCACCGCCATCGAGGGCGCGGGCGGCCTGGTCGCCGAGCTCGCGTCCGGCGCGCTGGCCGGCCGGCTCGCCGAGACGTGGGAGAAGCGCTCGAAGCGGATCGCCACCCGGCGCGACCCGCTCACCGGCGTCAGCGAGTTCCCGAACCTGGCCGAGAAGCCCGTGGTCCGGACGCCCGTGGAGTCCACTGTGGAAGGTGGGCTGCCGCGGCACCGGTATGCCGAAGGCTTCGAGGCGCTGCGAGACGCGTCGGACGCGTATCTCGCCTCGACCGGCGCACGGCCGAAGGTCTTCCTGGCCACGCTCGGCCCGGTCGCCGCGCACACCGCGCGGGCCGGCTTCGCCGCCAACCTCTTCCAGGCGGGCGGGATCGAGGTCGTCAACCCGGGCGCGACCGACGACCTGCCCGGCGCGTTCCGCGAGTCCGGCGCGAAGATCGCCTGCCTCTGCGGCACCGACGACGCCTATGCGGCGCAGGCGGCCGACGTCGCCGCGTCCCTCGGCGCCGACTACGTACTACTGGCGGGCAAGGGCTCGTACGACGGCGTCGACGCCAACGTCTTCGCCGGCTGCGACGCCCTCGACGTCCTGAACGGCCTGCACGTCAAGCTGGGAGTTGCGCGATGA
- a CDS encoding serine/threonine-protein kinase, which produces MVAGRYRLRSVLGSGSMGTVWSAYDEFLHRQVAVKEMKVPPGIPSSQADELRERTLREARAIAVLSHPNVIILHDVAREDDQPFVVMELLPSRSLAHILRDHGPLTVEQAAAVGIAVASALEAAHAAGITHRDVKPGNVLVASDGRIKLTDFGIARNVSEATMTRTGIMLGSPAYIAPEVASGGAVIPAADLWGLGATLFAAVEGAPPYDADGDPLETVGKVVNGKVPKPKAGPLANVISALMKKEPGDRITLREVRHRLYPLQTKTPLDLFGPDLFRTPDGKKTSAQPDATDTQVIKTVLPEKAEKKAEGSSSELATDPGPLPFLRPPTPAPAPAPSAPPEAATVFVPPPRMSGRRTARATAVLAAVAVLLFLLAAGGGFALARTVGGQSLLPPAAEPAPKSNGPTKVPPPTLVSQTGNGSYVNGDGGQYSLDVPEGWQKFSAPHNTKFGVSLAIQYVSPDGRRSLRLERLAKYFDQSDSYEDYIAWLRGSYPGGSLALSPPVTSADGKSATVTYRLVEGGTAPQSDGGGTRATFMKLVQAGTSLWILSVTVPAEQESAGEADVFNPVAPTLRVSD; this is translated from the coding sequence CTGGTCGCCGGTCGCTACCGCCTGCGCTCGGTGCTGGGCTCCGGGTCGATGGGCACCGTCTGGTCGGCGTACGACGAGTTCCTGCACCGCCAGGTGGCCGTCAAGGAAATGAAGGTGCCGCCGGGCATCCCGTCGTCGCAGGCGGACGAGCTGCGGGAGCGCACACTGCGCGAAGCCCGCGCGATCGCCGTCCTGTCCCATCCGAACGTGATCATCCTGCACGACGTCGCCCGCGAGGACGACCAGCCGTTCGTGGTGATGGAGCTGCTGCCCTCGCGCAGCCTGGCGCACATCCTGCGCGACCACGGGCCGCTGACCGTCGAGCAGGCCGCGGCGGTCGGCATCGCCGTGGCGTCCGCGCTGGAGGCCGCGCACGCCGCCGGGATCACCCACCGCGACGTCAAGCCCGGCAACGTCCTGGTCGCGAGCGACGGCCGGATCAAGCTGACCGACTTCGGCATCGCGCGCAACGTCTCCGAGGCGACCATGACCCGCACCGGGATCATGCTCGGCTCCCCCGCCTACATCGCCCCGGAGGTCGCCTCCGGCGGCGCGGTCATCCCCGCCGCCGACCTGTGGGGCCTCGGCGCGACGCTGTTCGCCGCGGTCGAGGGCGCGCCGCCGTACGACGCCGACGGCGACCCGCTGGAGACCGTCGGCAAGGTCGTCAACGGCAAGGTGCCCAAGCCGAAGGCCGGGCCGCTCGCCAACGTCATCTCCGCGCTTATGAAGAAGGAGCCCGGCGACCGGATCACGCTGCGCGAGGTCCGGCACCGGCTGTACCCGCTGCAGACGAAGACGCCGCTCGACCTGTTCGGGCCGGACCTGTTCCGCACCCCGGACGGCAAGAAGACGTCCGCGCAGCCGGACGCGACCGACACCCAGGTGATCAAGACCGTCCTGCCCGAGAAGGCGGAGAAGAAGGCCGAGGGGTCGAGCAGCGAGCTCGCCACCGACCCGGGTCCGCTGCCGTTCCTGCGGCCGCCCACGCCCGCCCCGGCCCCGGCCCCGTCGGCTCCGCCGGAGGCGGCGACGGTGTTCGTCCCGCCGCCGCGGATGTCCGGGCGGCGGACCGCGCGGGCGACCGCCGTGCTCGCGGCCGTGGCGGTCCTGCTCTTCCTGCTGGCCGCGGGCGGCGGGTTCGCGCTGGCCAGGACAGTCGGCGGGCAGTCGCTGCTGCCGCCGGCCGCCGAGCCGGCGCCGAAGTCGAACGGGCCCACCAAGGTGCCGCCGCCGACGCTGGTGTCCCAGACCGGCAACGGCAGCTACGTGAACGGCGACGGCGGGCAGTACAGCCTCGACGTACCGGAGGGCTGGCAGAAGTTCTCCGCCCCGCACAACACCAAGTTCGGGGTGAGCCTGGCCATCCAGTACGTGTCGCCGGACGGGCGGCGGTCGCTGCGCCTGGAACGGCTGGCGAAGTACTTCGACCAGAGCGACAGCTACGAGGACTACATCGCCTGGCTGCGGGGGTCCTACCCGGGCGGCTCGCTCGCGCTCTCCCCGCCGGTGACGTCGGCGGACGGCAAGAGCGCCACGGTGACCTACCGCCTGGTCGAGGGCGGCACGGCCCCCCAGAGCGACGGCGGCGGCACCCGCGCGACGTTCATGAAGCTGGTCCAGGCCGGCACGAGCCTGTGGATCCTGTCGGTCACCGTGCCGGCCGAGCAGGAGAGCGCGGGCGAGGCGGACGTCTTCAACCCCGTCGCGCCCACCCTGCGGGTCTCGGACTAG